In the Vibrio sp. FE10 genome, ATCGAAATAGATTGATCGATCATACGGTAGCGACGATTTTACTCTCTGGAGACATGCGTCAGGAAACCGTATTAACCGCCCTCTCCGGCGAGGCGCATCATTTCATTTCTAAGCCGATTCACACTCAGTCGTTGGGTAAGAAAATCCAAAACGCGGTGTTCGAGTCGCAGCAAATTGATCAACTAAACCGTCTCTACCCGATTAACACTCCTGAGTTGCTTAAACAGGCATTAGACATCCCGAATAACCAAGTGAATGTTCAGTTCGAGGCAACACTCATTGAGCATTTAATTGCGGGGCAAAAATGGGACTTGCTGTCGAGTGTTATCACTAACTCGAAAACGAAAATGCACCCGACCAAATTAGTGGCAGAAGCATTGATTTTAGACAGCTTAGGCAAACCGAACCTAGCGATAGAGAAACTGCACAACTACCTGATTGTTCAGCCATTGTCATTGAACGTGATTGATTGCTTAAGCTGCATTTATGAAAAACATAAGATGCTGCTGCCTGCACTTAAGTTGGCGATCCGAGCATTTGAAATGACGCCAAGTATCAGCCATCGCGCAATAAGAGCGATCGACTTAGCAGAGAATGTCGACAATACGCACATGCTGATTAAGCTTGGGGAAATGTACGCGACCCACATTTCATCCGCCGACATTGATTTGATTCACTCCATTGGTACGCACTATGACTCGCTAAAAGCGACCTACCAACGCGAAACTCAAATACAGAATAAACGCATGTTGCTTGAGCACGCCAATCAGTTTACTGAGCTGGTTAATTTAAAGCTGCCTGCGAAACTGCAACAACAAGTGTTAGCAAGCCTTGCTCTGTTTCAAAGCAGTATATTACTGATAGAAAACAGCCCATCGGTTGCCCATAAAAAAGTGATACGAGCAACCAAGCTTTTATCGAATCATTTTTTCAACCAACCTACTTCACTGCTCGCTCAATTATTGCCTTTGCTCAGTCATTTTGGTGAATACTCGTTATATCACCTTGTGGCTGAATGCCTAAAATCTCGTGGTGAGAAAGTACAAGATCAACTGGCGTCAAACACGGCCGACCCTTCGACTTGTATCAACATCGGAAATTCGGGGTCAATACAAGAATTGAAAGATTACATTCACAGCTACCCTTATTCAGTCGCCGCTAAACTTGACTATCTATATGCCGTCAATAACGCTCACATAGAAACAAACCTTAGCGACGAATACGTAGAAGAACTGACTCAACTAGAACTTCCACCAAGATGGAACCAATGGATCAGTGACTCATCACGCAACGGTTTTTCTACTAAGCCGCCCAATCCATTTTCAACATGCAGCCGACAGGAGTCCACATGCTAGATTTTGATGCTTTAAACGCTTACTTAGATAACGACAGAGACGTAATTTTCGCTGTGTTATCAACGTACCAAGAAGATCACGGAAATTCGTTACAAGAAATAGAAGAATTAGTACAACAGCAAGACTGGGGCAAGCTTCATTTTACTGTGCATACTTTGAAAGGAATATTGGCTAGCTTTGGCGAAGAGACAGCAACGGTCGCTCTAGAGAATGTAGAACAAACCACATTCAATAAGCTGGCGCCTCAAGCTGACGATCTCTCCGTCATATACAGCGAAATGAAGATCATCAATCAGCAAATCGATGAAGTACTCAGCACTTATTAGTCAATTCACTGAAGTTTATTAGTAATAGATTTTAGTCTTGGCTAATAGCTTTTAGCTTTTAGTTTGGGATAAATCTCTAAGTATGAGTAATAGCTTTCAAGCTTTACACGGTGACCAATGTCAGCTGAACAGGTTAAAGAGCAGAGGTACTTTGGAAACATGGAACCTCGACTCTTACCATTTTCTCCTCATTATTCGCTGTCAATTACATAGTCCAAACACACTTATAAATTCACCTCATCTATCTACATATAACGATGTATAACACGTGCTTTATAAACACTGCATGTTCATGTTTTAACTGCAGTAACGTCCCTCTCAACAAGATGCAACTTAGTTAAACATTTGTAGTTCTTTTTGTGACAAATACATACGAAATTGCATTTTATTTATTGGTAAAGAAGAAACTGTTACCTACACTCTAATGAAACCAAGCGTTAATCACTTGGTGGCATAATAATAAAATAAAAAAACGTTCAGTCGGCTAAAAAAGGACAAGGAAATGAACAATGACAGTTTTGCTGCGTTTCAGGGGCTCACGGATGACACACCCATTAAAGAATCATTTTCTACCACTGCAGAACCTTATGCTCACTATCTAAAAGATATTGTGGGCATTGATCTGTTGTCGCGCGAAGATGAATTGTATTACGCAAAATTGAATCGTTCGGGTGATAAACAAGCACGCGACGTCATGATCGAATCGAACCTGCGCCTTGTTGTAAAAGTCGCAAAGAGTTACCTAAAGCGTAAAGGCAATAACTTCACACTCCTCGACCTTATCGAAGAAGGCAACATCGGTTTGATCAAGGCCATCGATAAGTACGATCCAGAACCCGGCTATCGTTTTTCGACCTATGCTGTGTGGTGGATTCGCGAAAACATTGAAGCGGCTTTAATGAACAAAGGTCGTACCGTTCGCTTACCTGCTCATGTGTGCAAAGAAATTAATAGCCTTGCCTCAAAGAAGCTTGATGTAAGCAAAAAAATGCGCAAAGAAATTTCGATCTCAGAATTATCGAACAGCTCAGGCGTAAAAGCTGAACGTGTCGATCAACTGGTCGCGTTAAGCGGGTTTATTGATGTAACAACAACGGTTGGTATCAGCCACGCTCCCCTCGTGTTAGAACAATGCGAAAGCGATTACATCCCCGACCCTCAACAAGATTGTGAAGACCGATCATTCACACATGCGCTAGAGCAGATCATCAACACACTGCCACCGAAATTGCAGAAGGTACTCATTCATCGTTTTGGTTTCTTCGATAACAACGTTAAAACGCTATCTGAAGTCGGACAAATGTTGGATGTAAATGTGTCTAATGAGCGAGTTAGACAGATGCAGAAAGAAGCGGTTGAGAGAATTCAAAAACGACTTAAATTCGATGGCTGGGTCTAAATAGCTAAATAGACATCTAAAGAACAATCACAAGGGTAAGCCTCAAAAGCTTGCCCTTTTTGTTTGCCTACTTTCTTAGCAAACTTGAGTCATCATAAACACTCAAAACAAGCAATCATGATCAGCGAACCTAGACTGCGTTTAATCACCTTAACGAAGTTGCTCTTTCGCTGCGTAGAATGAGGTAATTAACATAGGTGGTTTCAAGGCAATCTTGCTCCCACAACGACAAGATACGCTTAGTTGCAAAGTAATAGTCTTTGTTCCTCAATAACATGCCAACGGTACGGCTGAGTTTCTCAAATCGAACTTGGTCACTTGCAGAAATATAATCGTCTTCACTTTGAATAATTGGAGCTAAACCATCGGCAAACCAATTATTTAGAATTTCTCGCATCTCCAATTCAGCCTCAGGCACATCCACACTCGACAACTCACGATGTTGAGGTGGTGGCACGATGTATTTGGATGCTTGTGGTGAACTGACATATCGATACATGTCGTCCCTCCTTTTAACTGACTCTTCTAATAATTAAGGACATTTTTATCCATTAACAAGTTTTAGTGCCTAGTTTTTACGGGCAATGTTTATAGACAAGAAACAAGGAATAACGACAAATAAAAAAGCCACACAAAGCTCGCTCTGCATGGCTTCAATGAGGGCAACATTACGCTGCCCTATCTGTTTGTTGGCTCAACTGAACCAAACCTTTCTGGTTAGATCGAGCTTTGATCGAAGTCGTTGCCTTGATCGGTTCCAGTTTGAGAATCTGAATCGAAGCTTCCAGAGTCGTCCGTGAAGTCAACACCTTGATCTTGACCACCTGAACTTGTCCAGTCGCTGCCACCAGATTCCATACCGGCCATGTCTGGTTGCTGCTCTTGAGTAGAACCTTGCATGGTGTATTGATCATCGACCTCAACTTCAACAGAACCGCTTGCACCGTCTATTGAGCTACCCAATTCGTCGTAACCTTGGAATTGGACCTCGCTAGTCCCTTCATAACCCTCAGGAAGTTCAACCGATACCGGCTGTTCTAAGTTGCCACTGATTGTGAAA is a window encoding:
- a CDS encoding Hpt domain-containing protein: MLDFDALNAYLDNDRDVIFAVLSTYQEDHGNSLQEIEELVQQQDWGKLHFTVHTLKGILASFGEETATVALENVEQTTFNKLAPQADDLSVIYSEMKIINQQIDEVLSTY
- a CDS encoding response regulator, which encodes MDLTLPPDLRVLIVDDSKSATILIKQQLASLGIARDCIFIATDYRQAIKAVETHSFHVLLIDYHLEQSFTGFELLGILYRNRLIDHTVATILLSGDMRQETVLTALSGEAHHFISKPIHTQSLGKKIQNAVFESQQIDQLNRLYPINTPELLKQALDIPNNQVNVQFEATLIEHLIAGQKWDLLSSVITNSKTKMHPTKLVAEALILDSLGKPNLAIEKLHNYLIVQPLSLNVIDCLSCIYEKHKMLLPALKLAIRAFEMTPSISHRAIRAIDLAENVDNTHMLIKLGEMYATHISSADIDLIHSIGTHYDSLKATYQRETQIQNKRMLLEHANQFTELVNLKLPAKLQQQVLASLALFQSSILLIENSPSVAHKKVIRATKLLSNHFFNQPTSLLAQLLPLLSHFGEYSLYHLVAECLKSRGEKVQDQLASNTADPSTCINIGNSGSIQELKDYIHSYPYSVAAKLDYLYAVNNAHIETNLSDEYVEELTQLELPPRWNQWISDSSRNGFSTKPPNPFSTCSRQESTC
- a CDS encoding sigma-70 family RNA polymerase sigma factor, whose product is MNNDSFAAFQGLTDDTPIKESFSTTAEPYAHYLKDIVGIDLLSREDELYYAKLNRSGDKQARDVMIESNLRLVVKVAKSYLKRKGNNFTLLDLIEEGNIGLIKAIDKYDPEPGYRFSTYAVWWIRENIEAALMNKGRTVRLPAHVCKEINSLASKKLDVSKKMRKEISISELSNSSGVKAERVDQLVALSGFIDVTTTVGISHAPLVLEQCESDYIPDPQQDCEDRSFTHALEQIINTLPPKLQKVLIHRFGFFDNNVKTLSEVGQMLDVNVSNERVRQMQKEAVERIQKRLKFDGWV